TATCCGGCTTGTGTCTGGAAATTATCCGCGCAAGGAAAGAATGTTCCAGAATTTCCTGATTTAAATCGTCCAGCACGTCGTGCATCAGCACGGCCCGATGTTGCGGATTGTTGAGTATTTCATGACGATTGAGGTCTTTTAAAGAATCCCGCACAAAAATGTTGCCCCATTCCGCCACATACTTGATGGTGGGATCCAGCTTTTTCAAAACCTGTACGGCTTCTTCGGCCTGCTCTTTTAAGAGCGACAAAATGATCATCTCAGACGGTTTTTCTTCGATCATCTTTTTGCAGACGGCCAAACCGACCAACCCCCAGCCGCCTAAAATCAACGCTTTTTTACCTTTCACTTCCATAACCTACTCTCTCCTTTAATAGGCTTACTTCTTTTTTTGTTAAAAAGCGCCACTCGCCGGGAGCCAGGCCCCTGGCCGTAATTCCCCCAAAAGAGATGCGCTCTAACTCACGGACTTTATAATCCAACGTTTCGAACATGCGCCGCACCTGGCGGTTGCGACCTTCGGTTAGCTCTACCTCTAGCAAACTGCCGTTATCCACAATCCTCAACTCGCTTATTTTGCAGGGCTGTGTTTTTTTGCCATCCAGTTCAATGCCGTTTCGCAGGCGGTGCAGATCGATGGGACGAATGACCCTGTTTAAAAGAACGCGATACACTTTGACGACCTTGTAATTGGGATGCAGCAGACGATGCGACAGGTCGCCGTCGTCGGTTAACAAAAGTACGCCCGTTGTGTTGTAGTCCAGCCGTCCGATGGGGTAAATACGTTCCGGAACGGCGATTAAATCCAGCACTGTTTTACGCTTAAACTGATCGCTGGCCGTGGTCACCACGCCTTTGGGCTTGTTTAATACGATGTAAACAAATCTTTTACGCGGCTTTACGATTTTTCCTTTAAAAGTAACGGTATCTTTTTTTTCGTCAATAACCACGCCAACACGATCAACCACTTTACCGTTGACCTTAACAAAGCCGGCTTTTATAAAATCATCGCATTTTCTTCTGGAAGCGATTCCTGCATGGGCTAAAAATTTGTTCAAGCGCATCATAAGGCCTTAAGACTCCCTGGTTCCATTTTCCGCTTTGTTTTGTTGTTGTGAATGGTTTTCGTTTTGCTTTTTTTCCATTAATTCTTCCGGATTGGCAATGCCCAGCTCTTCCGGAGCGAGTTGTTCCAGAGCGACCTGATCCAGACTTTCCAGAAATTTTTCGTCGCCTTTCAGGATTTCGTCAATTTCTTTGAGTTTGGGTAAATCGTTCAGACTTTTAAGGCCAAAATATTCCAGAAATTCTTTGGTGGTTCCATAAAGCAAGGGATTGCCCGGCGCCTTTTCGCGTCCCACCACCGTAACCAGATTACGTTCAATGAGCGTGCGCAACACCCAGTCCACGTTAACGCCGCGGATATGTTCAATGGTTTGCTTGGTGATGGGTTGTTTGTAGGCAATGATGGCCAGCGTTTCCAGCGCTTTTTGCGTTAACCGTTGTCCCTGGCGCGCTTTGTACAGTCGGCTTACCGGTTCGGCAAATTCGGGACGCGTTACCATCTGAAATCCACCGGCCACTTCAATGATTTGCAGGGCAGAGCTCTGCTCTTCGTAACGTCGATTTAATTCACTCACCGCCTTTTTAATCTCTTTTGCACCCACGTCCTCCAGAATTTCTTTAATCTTCTGGGCGGTAATGGGCGATTCACTGGCAAAGATCAATGCTTCGATGGTTGCTATTTTTTTTTCTTCCATTTTACGCCGCTTTTTTTAGTTTAATGCGAATATCGTCGAATACTTCCGATTGCCGCACTTCTATTTGCCCTTTGCGAATGAGTTCCAGAAGCGCAATAAAAGTTACAATAAGAACGATTTTTTCTTTAAACTGCTTCATCAGATCCTGGAAAAGAATCATCTTTTTCTCTTTCAGCTCGTTCAGTAAAAATTCGCTCTGCTGCTCAACGGTTACGTCGATCCGTTCCACCTGATGGTAGGTAATTTTGGGCATATTATCCAGCGCGCGTTTCAGAGCGATCATCAGGTCGAACAGGGTGACCTTTTCCAGAAATTCTTCCGTGGTAGGTTCTCTGCTTTCTCTTTCGATAAATTTAAAGTCGCGGCGTGTAAAATATTTTTTTCGTTCTTCTTCCAGATTTTTAAATTCAAACGCCGCTTCTTTAAATCGCTTGTATTCTAACAATCTTTCCACCAGTTCGGTGCGCGGATCGTCCGGTTCCTCTTCGCCGTCGGTTACCATTTTAGGCAGCAGCATGCGCGCTTTGATGTGCATTAAAATGGCCACCATTTCAATAAAATCGCCCGCTACATTCAAATCCAGAATGCGCATGGCCTCGATGTACTCTAAAAACTGCTCGGTAATTTGTGCGATGGGGATGTCGTAAATATCCACTTCGTTCTTACGAATTAAGAACAACAACAGATCAAACGGGCCTTCGAATATGT
This sequence is a window from Caldithrix abyssi DSM 13497. Protein-coding genes within it:
- a CDS encoding pseudouridine synthase, encoding MMRLNKFLAHAGIASRRKCDDFIKAGFVKVNGKVVDRVGVVIDEKKDTVTFKGKIVKPRKRFVYIVLNKPKGVVTTASDQFKRKTVLDLIAVPERIYPIGRLDYNTTGVLLLTDDGDLSHRLLHPNYKVVKVYRVLLNRVIRPIDLHRLRNGIELDGKKTQPCKISELRIVDNGSLLEVELTEGRNRQVRRMFETLDYKVRELERISFGGITARGLAPGEWRFLTKKEVSLLKERVGYGSER
- the scpB gene encoding SMC-Scp complex subunit ScpB; the encoded protein is MEEKKIATIEALIFASESPITAQKIKEILEDVGAKEIKKAVSELNRRYEEQSSALQIIEVAGGFQMVTRPEFAEPVSRLYKARQGQRLTQKALETLAIIAYKQPITKQTIEHIRGVNVDWVLRTLIERNLVTVVGREKAPGNPLLYGTTKEFLEYFGLKSLNDLPKLKEIDEILKGDEKFLESLDQVALEQLAPEELGIANPEELMEKKQNENHSQQQNKAENGTRES
- a CDS encoding segregation and condensation protein A, with the protein product MRYRVKLDIFEGPFDLLLFLIRKNEVDIYDIPIAQITEQFLEYIEAMRILDLNVAGDFIEMVAILMHIKARMLLPKMVTDGEEEPDDPRTELVERLLEYKRFKEAAFEFKNLEEERKKYFTRRDFKFIERESREPTTEEFLEKVTLFDLMIALKRALDNMPKITYHQVERIDVTVEQQSEFLLNELKEKKMILFQDLMKQFKEKIVLIVTFIALLELIRKGQIEVRQSEVFDDIRIKLKKAA